The Mesobacillus jeotgali genome window below encodes:
- a CDS encoding VOC family protein, whose product MKKQLIRVGTIYIPVEDPTESSKWYKEKLNAKLNYLDEDKAIMDMADVSLFLVKAQGQSSNFTDFNGEERFLLTYEVDGLDALITLHNEFRERGIKVGEIENRGHAGRNFVFYDLVGNKFDVWSELSPLYKERLVGEEE is encoded by the coding sequence TTGAAAAAACAATTAATCAGGGTAGGGACAATTTATATACCAGTAGAGGATCCAACAGAATCCTCGAAGTGGTATAAAGAAAAGCTTAACGCCAAGTTGAATTATCTGGATGAAGACAAGGCAATCATGGATATGGCTGATGTCAGTCTGTTTTTGGTGAAGGCCCAAGGACAGAGTTCAAATTTCACGGACTTCAATGGAGAGGAAAGGTTTCTCCTTACCTATGAAGTGGATGGACTTGATGCTCTTATAACATTACATAATGAGTTTAGGGAAAGAGGAATTAAAGTCGGTGAGATTGAAAACAGAGGTCATGCAGGCAGGAATTTTGTATTTTATGATCTCGTCGGAAACAAATTCGATGTATGGAGTGAGCTGAGTCCACTGTATAAAGAAAGGCTCGTGGGCGAGGAAGAATGA
- a CDS encoding DUF899 family protein, with protein MESSKLLEQKIQEKEKELNRVKLELATLRKQHPSFEVANYELTDTEGRKVLLSELFNDKKELIIIHNMGKSCAYCTLWADGFSGFTSHLENRAAFVLTSPDDYKTLADFSMERGWAFKSVSTMGPTFKEDLGFKNVEGFWPGVSILLKEEDGNIKHYTKASFGPGDDYCSIWSLFELLPDSSGGWGPKQNYGQ; from the coding sequence ATGGAATCAAGTAAACTATTAGAACAAAAAATTCAAGAAAAAGAGAAAGAGCTCAACCGTGTAAAACTGGAATTGGCTACATTGAGAAAACAGCATCCTTCTTTTGAAGTTGCCAACTATGAACTGACCGACACCGAAGGCAGGAAGGTGCTGTTAAGTGAGCTCTTTAACGATAAAAAAGAATTGATCATTATACACAATATGGGAAAGTCATGTGCCTATTGCACACTATGGGCTGACGGGTTCAGCGGTTTTACCAGCCACCTTGAGAACAGGGCAGCATTCGTTTTGACAAGTCCTGATGACTACAAGACATTAGCGGATTTTTCAATGGAACGAGGCTGGGCATTCAAAAGCGTTTCGACCATGGGGCCAACTTTTAAAGAGGACCTTGGCTTTAAAAATGTGGAGGGATTCTGGCCAGGAGTTTCGATACTGTTAAAGGAAGAAGACGGAAACATCAAACACTACACTAAAGCTTCTTTCGGACCCGGAGATGATTACTGCAGTATTTGGTCACTTTTTGAGTTACTGCCGGATAGTAGCGGGGGCTGGGGGCCAAAACAGAATTATGGACAGTAG
- a CDS encoding GyrI-like domain-containing protein, whose translation MCQVVKKDFKIIAKKHTGLYKDYAELVPKAAQQFLRSAPNLAGTEVTVYEPKASESHIEGTFFVGVLVNDEVDTLPEGAEFLDIQHSYGMIRGKESEMGSLYSLLDQWIDEEGYERDTFKEFIIETYHPMENDVEEVEIYIPVKI comes from the coding sequence ATGTGCCAGGTTGTTAAAAAGGATTTTAAAATCATTGCTAAGAAACATACAGGGCTGTACAAAGATTATGCAGAGTTGGTACCGAAGGCAGCACAGCAATTTTTGAGGAGTGCGCCAAATCTAGCGGGAACTGAGGTTACCGTGTACGAGCCTAAAGCGAGTGAGAGCCATATTGAGGGAACTTTCTTTGTAGGGGTATTGGTAAATGATGAGGTGGATACCTTACCCGAAGGAGCGGAATTTCTAGATATCCAACATTCATATGGTATGATTCGGGGAAAAGAATCAGAGATGGGCAGCTTATATTCACTGCTGGATCAATGGATTGATGAAGAAGGTTATGAGAGGGACACTTTTAAGGAGTTTATTATAGAAACCTACCATCCTATGGAAAATGATGTAGAAGAAGTAGAAATATATATTCCTGTGAAAATCTAA
- a CDS encoding methyltransferase domain-containing protein: MEFRGASVYDEGDFYENFTKRRNRPESPNNIIEKPILLELLGNVAGQRILDLGCGDAEIGVELLQRGGASYLGVEGSRKMVEAAAGNLEGTTGQILHSSIEEWQPVPGQYDFVISRFVLHYLADLSSVFTKVHDSLVPGGKLIFSVQHPVLTSSTKSAEGSGKRTDWVVDDYFNQGERVEPWIGKKVIKYHRTVEEYFKLLLAAGFMVEDLSEGTPSVHNFSSREEYERRMRIPLVLMMSCRKMG; the protein is encoded by the coding sequence ATGGAGTTTAGAGGTGCCTCTGTTTACGACGAGGGTGATTTTTATGAAAATTTTACGAAGCGAAGAAATCGGCCGGAAAGTCCAAACAATATCATTGAGAAGCCAATTTTACTAGAGTTGCTCGGAAATGTGGCTGGACAAAGGATTCTCGATTTAGGATGCGGTGATGCGGAAATTGGGGTTGAGCTTTTACAACGAGGCGGAGCTTCTTACCTAGGAGTGGAAGGCTCAAGGAAGATGGTTGAAGCTGCAGCCGGAAACCTGGAGGGAACAACTGGTCAGATTTTACACTCTTCGATTGAAGAATGGCAGCCAGTGCCGGGACAATATGACTTTGTGATTTCTCGTTTTGTACTCCATTACTTAGCCGATTTAAGCAGCGTTTTTACAAAGGTCCATGACTCGTTGGTGCCTGGCGGAAAGTTAATATTCAGCGTTCAGCATCCGGTTCTCACTTCCTCTACGAAAAGTGCAGAAGGTTCGGGCAAGAGGACAGATTGGGTTGTGGATGATTATTTTAACCAGGGAGAACGTGTCGAGCCGTGGATCGGAAAAAAGGTGATCAAATACCATCGGACCGTTGAGGAGTACTTCAAGCTTTTATTGGCAGCTGGGTTCATGGTTGAGGATTTAAGTGAGGGAACCCCTAGCGTCCATAATTTTTCCAGCCGGGAAGAGTATGAGCGGAGGATGAGAATTCCGCTGGTGCTGATGATGTCGTGCAGGAAGATGGGTTGA
- a CDS encoding nuclease-related domain-containing protein, translating to MAFKERTEPIILSKLRILNKRMQLSDEEKRYLSNLDKGYKGELQFDAMTETLTSSCLILNELLLEVEKTTFQIDALIIFSGTLYIFEIKNNQGDYLYKQDALTSITTGVTIKNPLDQLNRTRLLFKKLINQLGYNFKIQGSVVFVNPEFTLYHAQPDLPFIFPTQIKRLHENLNNQPGSISTNHYKLAAKLVSLHQIESSNSKLPAFSYDELKKGVTCLACESFEVRVDGHKLFCTMCGHNEKVELAVLRSIYEIQLLLPEQPLTTPIVQEWCNVITDGKRISRILAKHFNYSNPKKGRTYTNPKYPTM from the coding sequence GTGGCTTTTAAGGAGCGAACCGAACCTATTATTTTATCAAAGCTGCGAATCTTGAATAAAAGAATGCAGTTGTCAGATGAGGAAAAAAGGTATCTTTCAAACCTCGATAAGGGATATAAAGGCGAATTACAATTCGATGCCATGACGGAAACACTGACAAGCAGCTGCTTAATCCTGAACGAACTGCTGCTCGAAGTTGAGAAAACAACCTTTCAAATCGATGCTCTAATTATATTTTCCGGCACTTTATATATTTTCGAAATTAAGAACAACCAGGGAGATTACCTCTACAAACAAGACGCTCTAACCTCGATAACAACCGGAGTAACAATCAAGAATCCCCTCGACCAACTCAACCGTACACGGCTGCTTTTCAAGAAACTAATAAATCAACTAGGCTATAACTTTAAAATCCAAGGCTCCGTCGTTTTTGTTAACCCCGAGTTCACCCTGTATCATGCACAACCAGACCTCCCATTCATTTTCCCTACCCAGATCAAACGACTCCACGAAAACCTTAACAATCAGCCCGGAAGCATATCAACCAATCATTACAAACTCGCAGCAAAACTAGTCTCCCTTCATCAGATTGAGTCATCCAACTCTAAATTGCCTGCCTTCTCTTACGATGAATTAAAGAAAGGTGTTACCTGTTTGGCATGTGAGTCTTTTGAGGTGAGGGTGGATGGGCATAAATTATTTTGTACAATGTGTGGCCATAATGAAAAAGTAGAACTTGCTGTCCTACGAAGTATTTATGAAATTCAATTATTGTTACCAGAGCAACCCCTAACTACTCCTATTGTACAAGAATGGTGCAATGTAATTACGGATGGCAAAAGAATTAGCCGAATACTAGCAAAACATTTCAATTATTCAAATCCAAAAAAAGGAAGAACCTATACAAATCCTAAGTATCCAACTATGTAA
- a CDS encoding DUF2621 domain-containing protein, translating to MYQLEGWFLWFILFWVVVLVGLFAIGGYFMFRKFLKKLPKDDGKSDMDWEEYYVNQTRHLWPDDQKALLEDLVSPVPELFRDVARHKIAGKIGELALNEKADRITQELVIRGYILATPKRDHKFLRKRLAEKQISTAPFESLF from the coding sequence ATGTATCAGCTTGAAGGTTGGTTTTTGTGGTTTATTTTGTTCTGGGTCGTTGTTTTGGTTGGTTTATTCGCGATTGGCGGATATTTCATGTTCCGCAAGTTTTTGAAAAAGCTCCCTAAGGACGATGGAAAATCGGATATGGACTGGGAAGAGTATTATGTAAACCAGACGAGGCATCTATGGCCTGATGATCAGAAGGCATTGCTTGAAGATTTGGTGAGTCCTGTTCCTGAATTGTTCAGGGATGTAGCAAGGCATAAGATTGCCGGTAAAATTGGCGAGCTTGCGCTGAACGAAAAAGCGGACAGGATCACACAGGAACTTGTTATCCGCGGCTATATCCTGGCAACGCCAAAACGTGACCATAAATTTTTACGAAAGCGGCTTGCTGAAAAGCAAATCAGCACCGCACCATTTGAGAGTTTGTTCTAA
- a CDS encoding VOC family protein gives MQFFFDHLVWFFKEPEKAISSLNERGLHVVKGGRHESWGTYNTLTYFGLSYIEFLGIENLSIAEKHDENRLITQIVEQLAKENREGPATVAIRTNQIEELAINLKTEGLTVYGPLTGERVRADGQVIRWSLLFPEYAGKEVSLPFFIQWEKSDEERYSELEEQGVIESHIFGQPKLESVGFVVDDLEKTLEIWSKLFGLKLGEEYIDPELNARCRSLKLNRTNLLFFTPIGDGPAAKVLKEKGETPFLVNLIDTNQSHFFEMMDGYWRFR, from the coding sequence ATGCAGTTTTTCTTTGATCACCTTGTTTGGTTCTTTAAGGAACCAGAGAAAGCAATTTCTTCCTTAAACGAGAGAGGACTACATGTTGTGAAGGGTGGCCGTCATGAGTCTTGGGGAACATATAATACCCTAACTTATTTTGGCTTAAGTTATATTGAATTTTTAGGAATTGAAAATTTATCAATAGCTGAAAAGCATGATGAAAATCGATTGATTACCCAAATTGTTGAACAGTTGGCAAAAGAAAATCGGGAAGGTCCTGCGACAGTAGCGATCCGAACAAATCAAATAGAAGAACTTGCAATAAATCTTAAGACAGAAGGACTTACAGTATATGGGCCGCTAACTGGGGAGAGAGTTCGTGCTGATGGTCAAGTAATCAGGTGGTCATTGTTATTCCCTGAATACGCGGGAAAAGAGGTTTCTTTACCGTTTTTTATTCAATGGGAAAAATCAGATGAAGAAAGGTATTCGGAATTAGAGGAACAAGGAGTCATAGAATCACACATATTTGGCCAACCAAAATTAGAAAGTGTCGGATTTGTCGTAGATGATTTGGAAAAAACACTAGAAATTTGGAGTAAATTGTTTGGCCTTAAACTAGGAGAAGAGTATATTGATCCGGAACTCAATGCCCGTTGCAGAAGCTTAAAATTGAACAGAACTAATTTATTATTTTTTACACCAATTGGAGATGGGCCGGCTGCTAAAGTATTAAAAGAAAAAGGGGAGACTCCTTTTTTAGTGAACCTGATTGACACTAATCAAAGCCACTTCTTTGAAATGATGGATGGTTATTGGAGGTTCCGGTAA
- a CDS encoding M3 family oligoendopeptidase, translating into MQFNDYPYTRPNIEEVEGNFNQLLERFQSAESFEVQNGVMKEINELRSEFESMRQIVQIRQTIDTTDEFYKKEKDFFNEVGPAYKGLITKYYKALTGSKFRSQLEEKWGKQLFSLADSQLKTFSPDVLKDMQEENKLVSEYVDLLASAKIPFDGEVKNLAQLVPYHQSPDRTIRKESNEAKYNFFVEHADKLDDLYDKLVKVRTSIAKKLGFSSFTELAYARLSRTDYDAEMVAKFRDQVKEYIVPLATKLKKRQQERIGVDTFKYYDDSFSFKTGNPDPKGDAEWIVNQAKKMYEEMSPETNEFYTYMVENNLMDLLSKAGKAGGGYCTYISKHKSPYIFANFNGTKGDVRVLKHEVGHAFQVFESRVFEVPEYGFPTLEACEIHSMSMEFFAWPWMDLFFEEDTDKYKFSHLSEAVLFIPYGVAVDEFQHFVYANPEATPAERKQAWREVEKKYLPHRDYEGNDFLENGGFWQQQGHIYKVPFYYIDYTLAQICALQFWKRTQENTEDAWKDYLHLCKQGGSQSFTELVKEANLISPFEDECVKSVIDEIEAYLNTVDDKTL; encoded by the coding sequence ATGCAGTTTAACGATTATCCATATACAAGACCAAATATTGAAGAGGTGGAGGGGAACTTTAATCAATTACTAGAGAGGTTCCAATCTGCTGAGTCCTTTGAGGTTCAGAACGGGGTAATGAAAGAAATCAATGAGTTGCGCTCTGAGTTTGAAAGCATGAGGCAGATTGTTCAAATTCGTCAGACGATTGATACAACGGATGAGTTTTATAAGAAAGAAAAGGATTTTTTCAATGAAGTGGGACCAGCCTACAAGGGTCTAATCACTAAATATTACAAGGCACTTACAGGTTCAAAATTCCGTTCTCAGTTAGAAGAAAAGTGGGGTAAACAATTATTTTCATTAGCAGACAGTCAATTAAAGACGTTCTCTCCTGATGTGTTGAAAGACATGCAAGAAGAAAACAAACTAGTTAGTGAGTATGTTGATTTACTTGCTTCAGCTAAAATTCCGTTTGATGGGGAAGTAAAAAACCTTGCTCAGTTAGTTCCTTATCACCAATCACCTGATCGTACCATTAGGAAGGAATCAAATGAAGCGAAGTACAACTTTTTCGTTGAGCATGCCGATAAATTAGATGATTTATACGACAAGCTTGTAAAAGTACGTACTAGTATTGCTAAGAAGCTAGGATTCTCTTCTTTTACAGAGTTAGCGTATGCTCGACTTTCTCGTACTGATTATGATGCTGAAATGGTAGCAAAGTTCCGTGACCAGGTGAAAGAGTACATCGTGCCTTTAGCTACGAAACTAAAAAAAAGACAGCAGGAACGAATTGGTGTCGATACATTTAAATATTACGATGACAGCTTCAGCTTTAAGACAGGAAATCCTGATCCTAAAGGAGATGCGGAGTGGATAGTCAATCAAGCAAAGAAAATGTACGAAGAAATGTCACCTGAAACGAATGAGTTTTACACATATATGGTAGAAAACAACCTAATGGACCTATTAAGTAAAGCAGGTAAGGCTGGCGGTGGATATTGCACCTATATCAGCAAACATAAGTCACCATACATTTTCGCAAACTTTAATGGAACAAAAGGCGATGTGCGTGTATTGAAGCATGAAGTAGGACATGCGTTCCAAGTATTTGAAAGTCGTGTGTTTGAAGTGCCTGAGTACGGGTTCCCTACACTAGAAGCGTGTGAAATCCACTCAATGAGTATGGAATTCTTTGCTTGGCCTTGGATGGATCTTTTCTTCGAGGAAGATACGGATAAATACAAGTTCTCTCATTTAAGTGAAGCAGTCCTATTTATCCCTTATGGTGTAGCAGTCGATGAATTCCAGCATTTTGTGTATGCCAACCCGGAAGCAACACCAGCTGAGCGCAAGCAAGCATGGAGAGAAGTCGAGAAGAAGTACCTGCCACATCGCGATTATGAAGGAAATGACTTCTTGGAAAACGGTGGTTTCTGGCAGCAACAGGGACATATTTACAAGGTTCCATTCTATTATATTGATTACACACTAGCACAAATTTGTGCGTTGCAATTCTGGAAACGTACGCAGGAAAATACAGAGGATGCTTGGAAAGATTATCTGCACCTTTGTAAGCAAGGTGGAAGCCAGTCATTCACAGAACTTGTCAAAGAAGCGAACTTAATTTCTCCATTTGAAGATGAGTGTGTGAAATCTGTTATTGATGAGATTGAAGCTTATTTGAATACAGTTGATGATAAAACTCTTTAA
- a CDS encoding LCP family protein, translating to MKEKRGKRVRWGRVIGALLLLGIFMVGLFTIFQYIEGTYKAINQPFQKAEADSFQGEKSTTEEVNILLLGSDSRGEESARTDSIMVAHYNPQTHKVKLISLMRDMYVNIPGHGQQKLNAAYSFGGSELLRETIKLNLGLDIHHYAIVDFKGFVKAVDLLVPDGIEVDIPYEMSDGIGMTLEKGTQQLHGEELLGYVRFRQDRLSDFGRVQRQQEVVSKLKKEAVSLNSVTKLPELLDLLSTYVETNIDTPTLLTIGKDILTNETGEIQTIRIPEDGSFENETYEGVGEVLEVDLDINKEALNEFLGK from the coding sequence ATGAAAGAAAAGAGAGGCAAAAGAGTAAGATGGGGAAGAGTGATCGGCGCCCTGCTGCTCCTTGGAATCTTCATGGTTGGTCTTTTTACCATATTTCAGTACATAGAAGGAACGTACAAAGCAATTAATCAACCATTTCAAAAAGCTGAAGCAGATTCCTTTCAAGGAGAGAAGAGTACCACGGAGGAAGTAAATATTCTGTTACTCGGGAGCGACTCGCGCGGAGAAGAAAGTGCGCGAACAGATTCAATCATGGTCGCCCATTACAACCCGCAAACCCATAAAGTAAAACTGATCTCCCTTATGCGCGATATGTATGTGAATATCCCTGGCCACGGACAGCAAAAACTAAATGCTGCCTATTCCTTTGGCGGCTCCGAATTGCTCAGGGAAACGATCAAATTGAATTTAGGCCTGGACATTCACCACTATGCGATTGTCGACTTTAAAGGCTTTGTAAAAGCAGTCGACCTCCTCGTCCCTGACGGAATTGAAGTAGACATCCCATACGAAATGTCCGATGGAATTGGGATGACATTAGAAAAAGGAACCCAACAGCTCCATGGCGAAGAACTGCTAGGCTACGTCCGCTTCCGCCAGGACCGATTAAGCGATTTCGGACGAGTCCAAAGACAGCAAGAAGTCGTATCAAAGTTGAAAAAAGAAGCCGTATCGCTCAACAGCGTCACCAAGCTCCCAGAACTGTTAGACCTATTAAGTACATACGTCGAAACCAATATCGACACACCCACACTCCTGACAATCGGAAAAGACATACTCACCAACGAAACAGGAGAAATCCAAACCATCCGAATTCCCGAAGACGGCAGCTTTGAGAATGAAACTTATGAAGGAGTTGGGGAGGTTTTGGAGGTGGATTTGGATATTAATAAAGAGGCGTTGAATGAGTTTTTAGGGAAATAA
- a CDS encoding DUF3891 family protein: MIIHEREKDFIMVAQHDHALVSRDAAKCWRDDYFFGIEKKDSVVLAVREHDRCWIEPDKEPLWNEDTQQPYSFMDYPGSPKLVFYKEGIDEVAQMDSYAGLLCSLHYASFLQDATSMIGKNFWSAEKQRQQKLLKELEIEDDNILSFHLNLLKFCDNLSLYICLNEPGTPKEQEHYFYKKGFPQKFSFMNDQTIHAEWLDQETVSLSHSPFSKKLQVIFLFKAVEKQLINEIGLAPAYLDSPVEYREVTFL, translated from the coding sequence ATGATCATTCATGAACGGGAGAAAGATTTTATCATGGTTGCCCAACATGACCATGCCCTTGTTTCTCGGGATGCTGCAAAATGCTGGAGAGATGATTATTTTTTCGGAATTGAAAAGAAAGATTCTGTGGTATTAGCCGTACGGGAACACGACCGCTGCTGGATTGAGCCCGATAAAGAACCCTTATGGAATGAAGATACGCAGCAGCCCTACTCCTTTATGGATTACCCGGGTAGTCCGAAGCTTGTATTTTATAAAGAAGGAATTGATGAGGTGGCACAGATGGATTCATATGCCGGCCTTCTTTGCAGTCTCCACTACGCCTCATTTCTTCAAGATGCTACAAGCATGATCGGGAAGAATTTTTGGTCCGCCGAAAAACAAAGGCAGCAGAAGTTGCTGAAGGAATTAGAGATTGAGGATGACAACATCCTTTCTTTCCATTTAAACTTATTGAAATTCTGTGATAACCTGTCATTGTATATTTGCCTGAATGAACCTGGAACGCCAAAGGAACAAGAGCATTATTTTTACAAAAAAGGCTTTCCGCAGAAATTCTCATTCATGAATGATCAAACCATCCATGCAGAGTGGCTCGATCAAGAAACTGTCTCCCTCTCACATTCACCTTTTTCAAAAAAACTTCAAGTCATTTTCCTCTTTAAGGCAGTTGAAAAGCAGCTTATCAATGAAATTGGGTTGGCTCCAGCTTACCTGGATAGCCCAGTTGAATATAGAGAAGTAACTTTTCTCTAA
- a CDS encoding DUF1450 domain-containing protein — translation MNVIQKLFSKPKKAKIEFCQRNLEQFLQEENYAAYNEFLSRKNVAYKEFECQSRCKECRLSPYAIVNGDFVSAEDSDELLKKMADYID, via the coding sequence ATGAATGTCATCCAAAAGCTTTTTTCAAAACCAAAAAAGGCAAAGATTGAATTCTGCCAGCGAAATTTGGAGCAGTTTTTACAAGAAGAGAACTATGCGGCCTATAACGAATTCTTGAGCCGCAAAAATGTAGCCTACAAGGAATTCGAATGCCAGAGCCGATGCAAAGAATGCAGGCTGTCTCCGTATGCTATCGTCAATGGCGATTTTGTTAGCGCCGAGGATTCGGACGAGTTGCTTAAGAAAATGGCTGATTATATAGATTGA
- a CDS encoding cell wall hydrolase, which yields MKKIIMLVSILTLVIGSYTVYAESTKTNKPAETLTAKKVDVDVKESSVTDKRFIKEEEVKLLARLVHAEAKGEPYEGKVAVAEVVLNRVEHEQFPDSVKEVIYQRNAFQPVQNGAINKPASEEAIEAVEDALENENNIDCLYFYNPDTATSQWIFTRDVVKTIGKHAFAI from the coding sequence ATGAAAAAAATTATCATGCTAGTTTCAATTCTTACATTAGTAATTGGTTCATATACAGTTTATGCTGAATCAACGAAAACGAACAAACCAGCTGAAACTTTGACAGCCAAAAAGGTAGATGTTGATGTGAAGGAGTCTTCGGTCACTGACAAACGCTTCATCAAGGAAGAAGAAGTGAAGCTGCTAGCCCGCCTGGTCCATGCGGAAGCAAAAGGTGAACCATATGAAGGCAAGGTTGCAGTTGCAGAAGTCGTGCTGAACCGAGTCGAACACGAACAGTTTCCTGATTCAGTAAAAGAGGTCATTTACCAGCGTAATGCATTCCAGCCGGTCCAAAATGGTGCGATTAACAAACCGGCAAGTGAGGAAGCAATTGAAGCAGTTGAAGATGCCCTTGAGAATGAAAATAATATTGATTGCCTTTATTTTTATAATCCGGATACAGCGACAAGCCAGTGGATTTTCACCCGTGATGTCGTAAAAACGATTGGAAAACATGCATTTGCCATTTAA
- a CDS encoding SGNH/GDSL hydrolase family protein — translation MKKYSVSLTLVFSMLSLILMLFGLGWTIQNQFFSKGATGAIEQEKPVENEGDKDSKVVVALGDSLTRGTGDDSGKGYIGYLVEELEDKSKEKITIHNYGVKGYRSNQLLDQLKQGEIQRKIKDADYILITIGGNDLFQSGQTFLQMDEKQIAQAKESYLNNLGSILKELRTINDSAVIFHIGLYNPFIDLNDSELTTKIVRDWNYDTNQLLDQNERAVYVPTFDLFQLSVNDYLYTDKFHPNAEGYKLIAERVASLITW, via the coding sequence GTGAAGAAGTATTCGGTAAGTTTGACTCTGGTTTTTTCAATGCTTTCATTGATATTGATGCTGTTTGGCCTAGGGTGGACAATCCAAAATCAATTTTTCAGCAAAGGAGCAACTGGAGCGATCGAGCAGGAAAAGCCAGTTGAAAATGAGGGTGATAAAGACAGTAAGGTAGTTGTGGCCCTTGGAGATTCGCTGACCCGCGGAACAGGGGATGATTCAGGCAAAGGCTATATTGGCTATCTCGTTGAAGAGCTAGAGGATAAATCGAAAGAAAAAATCACGATACATAACTACGGGGTTAAAGGCTACCGTTCGAATCAGCTGTTAGACCAGCTGAAACAAGGAGAAATCCAGAGGAAAATTAAGGACGCAGATTATATTTTAATAACAATTGGCGGAAATGATTTGTTCCAGAGTGGGCAAACGTTTTTGCAAATGGATGAGAAGCAAATTGCCCAGGCGAAAGAAAGTTATCTGAATAACCTTGGATCCATTTTAAAAGAATTGCGGACCATTAATGATTCGGCTGTCATTTTTCATATTGGATTATACAATCCGTTCATTGATTTGAATGATTCCGAACTGACAACGAAAATCGTCCGCGATTGGAATTACGATACGAATCAGCTGCTTGACCAGAATGAAAGAGCCGTCTATGTGCCGACCTTTGATTTATTCCAGCTCAGTGTGAACGATTATTTATACACAGATAAATTCCACCCGAATGCTGAAGGCTACAAGCTGATCGCGGAACGGGTCGCATCTTTGATTACATGGTAA
- a CDS encoding ABC transporter ATP-binding protein, whose protein sequence is MSEITLSVKGLKKTIGKKEIIKGIDFDLKRGEVFGFLGPNGAGKTTTIRMLVGLIKPSSGTIEIGGYNVRKNFTKAMAQMGCIVENPELYSYLTGWENLEHFARMLPEVDRAHMNYVVELVRLDERIHDRVSTYSLGMRQRLGIAQALLGKPKVLILDEPTNGLDPMGIREMRNFIRYLAEEEGLTVLVSSHLLSEIQLMCDRVAIISKGSVIKVDYVENLLALQEKVIWQAVPRDMAKEILAGVTTVSDGPDDALVTPYIENEAATWNRMLIEKGVQVNEMNRKLPALEDLFLELTGGESID, encoded by the coding sequence ATGAGTGAGATTACGCTGTCTGTAAAAGGGCTGAAAAAGACAATCGGCAAAAAGGAGATTATCAAAGGAATCGATTTTGATTTGAAACGAGGCGAAGTCTTCGGATTTCTTGGCCCAAATGGTGCAGGAAAAACGACAACAATCCGTATGCTTGTAGGATTGATCAAACCTAGTTCGGGTACGATTGAGATTGGCGGCTACAATGTCCGGAAGAATTTTACGAAGGCGATGGCGCAGATGGGATGTATCGTCGAAAACCCTGAGCTCTATTCCTATCTGACAGGATGGGAGAATCTCGAGCATTTTGCGAGGATGCTTCCTGAAGTGGATCGTGCGCATATGAATTATGTTGTGGAACTGGTGCGATTGGATGAACGGATTCATGATCGTGTCAGTACGTATTCGCTTGGAATGAGGCAGCGTCTCGGCATTGCCCAAGCTTTGCTGGGGAAACCAAAGGTCCTAATTCTGGATGAGCCGACTAACGGATTGGATCCAATGGGGATAAGGGAGATGCGTAATTTCATTCGTTACCTGGCGGAAGAAGAAGGATTGACCGTATTGGTATCAAGCCATCTATTGAGTGAAATACAATTAATGTGCGACCGGGTTGCGATTATTTCAAAGGGTTCCGTTATCAAAGTGGACTATGTTGAAAACCTTTTGGCCCTGCAGGAAAAAGTCATCTGGCAAGCCGTACCACGTGATATGGCAAAAGAGATTTTAGCTGGTGTGACGACAGTCTCGGATGGACCTGACGATGCATTGGTCACACCCTATATTGAAAACGAAGCCGCAACTTGGAATCGGATGCTGATCGAAAAAGGGGTACAGGTGAACGAAATGAACAGAAAGCTGCCTGCACTTGAAGACCTTTTCCTCGAACTGACTGGAGGTGAGTCAATTGATTAA